tagatattccattaaaaaacttttttttttaaattatctgCAGGTTCCAgcacaatagtcatttacaacattaacaatgtctacactgcatttctgatcaatttgatgtcattttaaaatGGACAAATACTGTGCTTttccttcaaaaacaaggacatttctaagtgaccacaagcTTTTGAACAGTACCTGTTAGATATTTGATGCATCCTGGGATGTGTTTTGTATGTTATTGCTGTAAGAGCGAGTTAGCTAGCATGCTCTAATTGTAATGGTCACATTAGCTCCCAGTTATTCCCATGTTAAAACAGACAATCACAAACCTACAGCCATCAACATACTGTTGTCCTGTACATCTATTGTGCTTCCTTGTGTCTATCGTCAGGTACTTACATTTATTGTACTATTTTTGTCATTGTATAAATAAACATTTCAATTTAGGCAGAGAGCGTTCATATACACTGAgcacacaaaacattaagaacacctgctctttccatgacagactaaccaggtgaaagctatgctaACAATATTTACATTCAGCTTTTTGATACCTTCTAATCCGTGAGCATGTAAGCCCTTCACACTCATACCCGTATATATGGGTTGAAAATGGCATATTTGGACACTAATAAGCACCAAAATTGGAACGTAGTGTACAGCAACATGCTATACATGGCAATTCACAGCATTGTGTATTTTGACTGACAAGACATTCTGAATTTGAGCACTGCACGCAACAAGAAGTTGCCCCCATCCCTCCCGATAATTGGGCAACTTCTGCAATTTTGTTGTTGTCTGTTATGTCATCATacactgggttgttctgaacacaaTGAACCTGTTTGTTTATGGGGAAGAAAATTTGTTGTGGCACACGCACCTGAATGTACTCGTGTCTCCTTTCTATGTGAACCAAAATTAcaatctgtttctctgaatttccttgtgaaagcctaacactgtcaGATCATATAGGTAAAAGAAATGTACCTAGTTGAAgacttctttgagtcataaaagtgcattgaaatggaTTAGGAACTGTAGACACTTGAGAGGCGTGTGGTCACTTGGAGACCAGTTAGTCCTTTCACCCTTGTCATTTTTGTCTTCCACAATTTTCCAGCAAAAGTCTTGTTACTAAATGTATCCGGAGTAGTTTCTGATTTCATTATCAACAAATGCGGCGAAAAGTACAGTAAATATAaaatacacatttaaaatcaATGTAATGTTTGGATTAAGACTTGTGCCTGGTGAACTGTTGTGTACTCACCTTTGGTCTAATAATATCCCCATTAACTCCAAAATCATGGTTATGCATCTGCTTTTCGTATTTATTCTATAACATTTAGCCCTATCCATGTAGACCAATTCCCACATGTGAAGGGTTTGCATGAATTAAGATGAGTTTCAATGCATTCTTAGATGGGTTTCAATGCATTCTTACTTCAGCTGCTTCAATGATAACTATTTTTAAACTTAGCATTTGAaggtattgttttttttaaatgattattaacctttatttaactaggcaagtaagttaagaacaaattcttattttcaatgacagccgagtgggttaactgccttgttcagaggcagaacaacaggattttaccttgtcaactcggggattcgatcttgcaaccttttggttactagtccaacactctaggctacctgccacccccatctTTTCTTGGAAGATATCTCAATATGTGAACTTCTTccactattaataataatactttGAGCCAGCTGAGCAAGTGCACAAAGTTTCTACTAAAACGTCCTTTTCTAGGTGACATACGCTGTGTCCAATCAATCAATGTCTGGTTGTGTGAGAGTGTTCAGCTGTGGGATCGCCTAAGCCAGTGGAGGCAAAGCTCTACAAAACGTAATTGTACAAAGCCTATTATTTGGCAGGGAATACTATTATCTACTATGTAGATCAGTGATTCTACACCTCACTTTGCTCAAGCTGATCCACTCCGATGAATTAGGGTCATTTTAAGGGGAGAATCAATTAAACAAACCACAGGACATtatgcttacagggtaaggaaaccaatatgtgaTTTTGTCATTTGGGTGAATTATCCAATGAGCCTGTAAGTATCAAATGCTGTCACACATCAACCAATTATACATTTATTTGAACAGCTTATCTATGAAACACATGCTGCATACACACTGTCAGTCCATATAGTGTGTATTGATCCATGCTTGATTATGTCAATTAAGATAACTCACATTGTAATGATCTTACAAACACTTCCATGAGTTGACTATAGGGAATGCAGTTAGTGCAGTCACAGTCACGTTGTTGGCTCTACAGGCCAGTTGCTGGTTTGATCccagtgtaaccgatgtgaaatggctagctagttagcagtgtgCGCTAGTAGACGTCACCCGCTCTGAGACTTTGAAGTAGaggtttcccttgctctgcaaaaACCGGAGCTTTTATGGAGTGACCGGTAACAATGCTTTGTTGGTGAGTTTGTTGGTGTGTTCatagggtccctggttcaagaaaggagagggacggaagcaacaCTGTTACATGAATGCTTTTGACCGGGATCACTCAGTTGGGCTTTGTCCAGAGGAGGTCAATGTAGGTTGAGTGCAGCCAATGTAAAAatttggctagctagttagcggcgTGCACCAGTAGCGTTCAAATCGGTGAGATCACCTGCTCcaagaccttgaagtagttgtttcccatGCTTTGCAAGGtctgcagcttttgtggagcaataGTTAATGATACTTTGGAGACAGTTGTtgtgttcagagggtccctggttcgagcatggagagggacagacaacGCTGTTACACAAACTAGCTCCAATTTCACTCTCAAAAAGTGTGGTCTACGTTATACCTTGTGACCATGTAGTAAGTGGCACACTATGCGTCGGGGGTGCAGCACAAAAATCACCCCAACATCCATACAAACAGGCCAAAGTTCAACAAATGCACTTCACTTTTGATTCAAGGACGATTAAATCTGAAAGTCTGAAACTTTATTCAACACTAAGATGCCTGACAACGTGAATTCTCTGATGCTTCTTAAGGTGACTGGACTGACTGAAAGTCTTGCCGCACTGTTGGCAGCCATACGGTCTTTCCCCAGTGTGAACCCTCTTGTGTTTCTGCAGGTTCCCAGCGTGACTGAAGCGTCTCCCACAGTGCAGGCAGCagtagggtttctcccctgtgtgacaGCGCTGGTGGATTCGAAGATTCCCGATCCGGCTGAACGTCTTCCCGCACAGGATGCAGCTGTGGCTCTCTTCACGCCTAAGCAGAGGCCTATTTTGTCGCCTGGCGTCCTGGACCAACTCTGGGTGACATGTGAAGGGAAACGTGTCCACAAAGGTGTTTAGACCTTCTGCattgatgtagtgcactacaccgTGCATTTCCGGGTTGTTCTGCATTGGTTCCGGGGCACTGTGATTATGTGTTGCACTACTATTCGAGTCTTCGCACTCAAAAAATGGGTTCTGGTCTGGTGTCTCTTGGGGGGCAGAGGAATATTCCAAGTGCTCAGGTTCGGTTTTGATTTCACCCGAGAACAGACCTGGGTGAGGAGGAGAGCTGGGGTTGCTTAGGGGTAACATGTTGGAGGACATATGTCCAGTGTGCATGGAGTCTAGGTCGGCGTCACACAGAGAATGAGGCATATATACAGTCAGGGCTGCCTCTGTCACCTGTGACAACCTCTCGGGAGGCTCTCCGCTACGCTCGGCTAACGTTAGTGTGACATTACACTCAGTCTCGGAGTCCTCCAAGTGGTCTAGCTCCAGTGAGTTGTTGTACTCCAGTCTCCTCCACGGTTTCTGGGTGAGCAATGGTTTGTCCTCGTACTGTGTAGACTCTGGGTCCTGCGGCCAGGGGCTGCCCTCGCTTCCCTCCTCCTGCTCGGTTTTACCTGAAATGGCTGTGGGAGCAGGGGCAGACTGTTGAGCTGCCAATGACAAAGATGGTATCAGAAAACCACACCAAACACCACAGAGGGTAACAATTGTTGATTGTATTAATTTGATCAGGCATATCACAACAGCGTTTCTCATCTGTCCTCACAGATGTATAACTAAAGGACTATCTAAACATCAGAATTTACCTAGTTTCTGCTACATGTGCTTTTGAGGAAAACTACCCCCAACAACTTGATAGCAGTCTCATCTGAGCAACCCAACGTAATAGACTAGGAGCAGAAACAGAGTCAGGCCCTCCTCATTTTTACAGTCAACTAGGTCTATTACTTCAGCAACAAGCATTGAATCTCACCTGTGTTTTCTCTCTTCATCTTTTCCTGAAGTTCCTGTAGTCTCCTCCTCAGACTCAAGTTCTCTCTCTGAGTTCTGGCTGTTTTCTCCTGGTACTCAGACACAGTCTCTTTCACCACCTCCAGAACCTCATTCACCGCCACCGTCAGCAGTTTCGCCACACGGGCGTTCAGACGCTCAATTTTCGACATGATTTACAAATAGGTTACAGGACTACAAAGTGCAGTGAATGACTGTGAGAACGTCCAAGTTTCATGTAAAAAGGCAGGGCAGGGCTTACTTTGAAGCCATCGATGACCGTCCAATGGTAGATGTTGTAAGCTAACTAGCTGCTAAGGTTACAGATCTTAACACGTAGAGGCTCTGacatgctaacg
The sequence above is drawn from the Oncorhynchus gorbuscha isolate QuinsamMale2020 ecotype Even-year linkage group LG11, OgorEven_v1.0, whole genome shotgun sequence genome and encodes:
- the LOC124048495 gene encoding zinc finger protein 2-like isoform X2, translated to MSKIERLNARVAKLLTVAVNEVLEVVKETVSEYQEKTARTQRENLSLRRRLQELQEKMKRENTAISGKTEQEEGSEGSPWPQDPESTQYEDKPLLTQKPWRRLEYNNSLELDHLEDSETECNVTLTLAERSGEPPERLSQVTEAALTVYMPHSLCDADLDSMHTGHMSSNMLPLSNPSSPPHPGLFSGEIKTEPEHLEYSSAPQETPDQNPFFECEDSNSSATHNHSAPEPMQNNPEMHGVVHYINAEGLNTFVDTFPFTCHPELVQDARRQNRPLLRREESHSCILCGKTFSRIGNLRIHQRCHTGEKPYCCLHCGRRFSHAGNLQKHKRVHTGERPYGCQQCGKTFSQSSHLKKHQRIHVVRHLSVE
- the LOC124048495 gene encoding zinc finger protein 2-like isoform X1; protein product: MSKIERLNARVAKLLTVAVNEVLEVVKETVSEYQEKTARTQRENLSLRRRLQELQEKMKRENTAQQSAPAPTAISGKTEQEEGSEGSPWPQDPESTQYEDKPLLTQKPWRRLEYNNSLELDHLEDSETECNVTLTLAERSGEPPERLSQVTEAALTVYMPHSLCDADLDSMHTGHMSSNMLPLSNPSSPPHPGLFSGEIKTEPEHLEYSSAPQETPDQNPFFECEDSNSSATHNHSAPEPMQNNPEMHGVVHYINAEGLNTFVDTFPFTCHPELVQDARRQNRPLLRREESHSCILCGKTFSRIGNLRIHQRCHTGEKPYCCLHCGRRFSHAGNLQKHKRVHTGERPYGCQQCGKTFSQSSHLKKHQRIHVVRHLSVE